ACCATAAGGTGCTCCCACCCTTCTGCAATTTTCCCTGCAATTTCGTCAATGGATTTCAATCCGCTCAGGGAATCATATACCGAGGCTGTAAGGGCACCGGCACCGCAGGCATTTCGTACCGCATCTTCAGGGGTAAAGCCTTTAAGCAATGACACAAGAAAGGCCGCAACTGCCGAATCCCCGCAACCGGTAGTTGACGCCACCTTCTCAATGCGGAAAGCCGGGGCCAGGATTTCTTTATTGGACCAGTCTTTTGCATTTTCAGGTCTGGCCTTTCCCGTGTGAACAATTTTATCTTCGGTGCCGGTTTTAAGGTAACACCCCATAAGGCCGCACTTCACAAAAGCCATTGCACAACCCATGCCGGTAAGAATTTCTCCTACCTTGGGCAAATGCGCCGGATCGTATAACTCAATGAAATCAGCTTTCCGGTTCTTTTCCCTGAAGTACCTGTAATCTTCGGGCAATGCCATATAAAGTGCCTCTTCCAGACTGGGACAGAATATATCAACATAAGGCAGCACCTCCCGGAGAATGCTCTTCCAGTCGAGTTTTCCCGACTCAGAAGACGGATCAGGCAGGGTGCAGTCGAGGGATGTGGTGACGCCCAGATCCTTTGCCCTTCGGAAGATTTTCAC
The window above is part of the Bacteroidales bacterium genome. Proteins encoded here:
- a CDS encoding carbohydrate kinase family protein; the protein is MQKFDVIAAGHICLDITPAFLNQGNESFDQLFHPGKLINVGKPSIHTGGSVPNTGIAVQILGIPTLLRGKIGQDLFGEVILSILRNHGMEQGVLVDKTASTSYSVVIAPRGIDRIFLHDPGANNTFSSDDIDYEAVAHARLFHFGYPPLMRSLYQNNGRELVKIFRRAKDLGVTTSLDCTLPDPSSESGKLDWKSILREVLPYVDIFCPSLEEALYMALPEDYRYFREKNRKADFIELYDPAHLPKVGEILTGMGCAMAFVKCGLMGCYLKTGTEDKIVHTGKARPENAKDWSNKEILAPAFRIEKVASTTGCGDSAVAAFLVSLLKGFTPEDAVRNACGAGALTASVYDSLSGLKSIDEIAGKIAEGWEHLMVSSVNKPWIWDAEKNIFRKEASVN